A genomic window from Brassica oleracea var. oleracea cultivar TO1000 chromosome C8, BOL, whole genome shotgun sequence includes:
- the LOC106307209 gene encoding uncharacterized protein LOC106307209 isoform X3, whose product MCCCGGTRRSWCVGVTVGTEVNRGLMFLQDLACRGSLKQFLMAAIGLWLAAMIGSCCNFLTVLYIGFVGAGGVFVCIFLWRIMFGIASTFVGLSEGMAKYGFLVLSSAIVAFASFLRRTWRATVWSGPIFQKVIWSTDTKELKSILPRQ is encoded by the exons ATGTGTTGTTGTGGAGGAACAAGAAGATCTTGGTGTGTCGGTGTGACCGTTGGAACGGAGGTTAACCGTGGTTTGATGTTTCTTCAGGACTTGGCTTGTAGAGGGAGTTTGAAACAGTTCCTCATG GCTGCGATTGGACTATGGCTAGCCGCAATGATAGGGAGCTGTTGCAACTTCCTAACTGTTTTGTATATTG GGTTTGTGGGAGCAGGAGGTGTGTTCGTTTGTATTTTCCTGTGGAGGATCATGTTTGGGATTGCTAGCACTTTCGTTGGTCTCTCTGAGGGTATGGCTAAGTACGGCTTCCTTGTTCTCTCCTCTGCTATTGTCGCATTTGCT AGTTTCCTCCGACGAACCTGGCGTGCTACGGTTTGGTCCGGTCCAATTTTCCAGAAAGTCATATGGTCTACAGATACTAAAGAGCTAAAAAGTATTCTTCCCCGCCAATAA
- the LOC106307209 gene encoding uncharacterized protein LOC106307209 isoform X2 codes for MCCCGGTRRSWCVGVTVGTEVNRGLMFLQDLACRGSLKQFLMAAIGLWLAAMIGSCCNFLTVLYIGFVGAGGVFVCIFLWRIMFGIASTFVGLSEGMAKYGFLVLSSAIVAFAIVFKVIETYANNILTRKGRKKFRTLMQIWLKFSWLCVGNHKS; via the exons ATGTGTTGTTGTGGAGGAACAAGAAGATCTTGGTGTGTCGGTGTGACCGTTGGAACGGAGGTTAACCGTGGTTTGATGTTTCTTCAGGACTTGGCTTGTAGAGGGAGTTTGAAACAGTTCCTCATG GCTGCGATTGGACTATGGCTAGCCGCAATGATAGGGAGCTGTTGCAACTTCCTAACTGTTTTGTATATTG GGTTTGTGGGAGCAGGAGGTGTGTTCGTTTGTATTTTCCTGTGGAGGATCATGTTTGGGATTGCTAGCACTTTCGTTGGTCTCTCTGAGGGTATGGCTAAGTACGGCTTCCTTGTTCTCTCCTCTGCTATTGTCGCATTTGCT ATCGTTTTCAAAGTCATTGAAACTTATGCAAATAATATCCTAACAAGGAAAGGACGGAAGAAGTTTCGGACACTTATGCAAATTTGGCTGAAGTTTTCTTGGTTGTGTGTTGGGAATCACAAATCCTAA
- the LOC106307209 gene encoding uncharacterized protein LOC106307209 isoform X4, whose protein sequence is MCCCGGTRRSWCVGVTVGTEVNRGLMFLQDLACRGSLKQFLMAAIGLWLAAMIGSCCNFLTVLYIGFVGAGGVFVCIFLWRIMFGIASTFVGLSEGMAKYGFLVLSSAIVAFADGRSFGHLCKFG, encoded by the exons ATGTGTTGTTGTGGAGGAACAAGAAGATCTTGGTGTGTCGGTGTGACCGTTGGAACGGAGGTTAACCGTGGTTTGATGTTTCTTCAGGACTTGGCTTGTAGAGGGAGTTTGAAACAGTTCCTCATG GCTGCGATTGGACTATGGCTAGCCGCAATGATAGGGAGCTGTTGCAACTTCCTAACTGTTTTGTATATTG GGTTTGTGGGAGCAGGAGGTGTGTTCGTTTGTATTTTCCTGTGGAGGATCATGTTTGGGATTGCTAGCACTTTCGTTGGTCTCTCTGAGGGTATGGCTAAGTACGGCTTCCTTGTTCTCTCCTCTGCTATTGTCGCATTTGCT GACGGAAGAAGTTTCGGACACTTATGCAAATTTGGCTGA
- the LOC106307208 gene encoding BOI-related E3 ubiquitin-protein ligase 1-like has product MSRGNNGYTVPPVFMNENHLQYQTNTQTNQLHFLGTMGGGCTVDPVNYFANDNHAPMLRPNKRGREAESISHNIQRQHKLQMSLNYNHNNISVQEEAPKENLVSTGLRLSYDDDERNSSVTSASGSIVAAASPILQSLDDTLRIDLHRQKDELDQFLKIQAAQMAKEVRDMKQRQIASFLNTIEKGVSKKLQEKDQEIDIMNKKNKELVERIKQVATEAQNWHYRAKYNESVVNALKTSLQQAMSHNNNNNNNVVAGADHCKEGFGDSEIDDAASSYIDPNNSNNNMGSQRMRCKMCHGKEVSVLVVPCRHLSLCKECDVFTGFCPVCKSLKTSSVQVFFS; this is encoded by the exons ATGTCAAGGGGAAACAATGGATACACTGTACCACCGGTTTTCATGAATGAGAACCACTTGCAATACCAGACAAACACACAAACCAACCAGCTTCACTTCCTCGGAACCA TGGGAGGTGGCTGCACTGTTGATCCAGTAAACTATTTTGCTAATGATAATCATGCGCCAATGCTTCGGCCTAACAAAAGAGGAAGGGAAGCTGAAAGCATTAGTCATAATATCCAAAGGCAACACAAGCTTCAGATGTCTTTAAACTATAATCATAACAATATTAGTGTGCAAGAAGAAGCCCCCAAGGAGAATCTAGTCTCCACTGGTCTTAGACTGTCTTATGATGACGATGAACGCAACTCCTCAGTGACTTCTGCTAGTGGTAGCATTGTGGCTGCTGCTTCCCCAATCTTACAGTCACTCGATGATACTCTTCGGATTGATCTCCATAGACAGAAAGATGAACTTGACCAGTTTTTAAAAATTCAG GCAGCTCAAATGGCGAAAGAAGTGAGGGATATGAAGCAGAGACAGATTGCGTCTTTTCTCAACACAATAGAGAAAGGAGTGAGCAAGAAGCTTCAAGAGAAAGACCAAGAGATCGATATCATGAACAAGAAGAATAAAGAGCTCGTGGAGAGGATAAAGCAAGTGGCAACGGAAGCTCAGAATTGGCATTATAGAGCAAAGTATAATGAGTCTGTGGTTAATGCCTTAAAGACAAGTCTACAACAAGCAATGTCACACAACAACAACAACAACAACAATGTGGTTGCTGGTGCAGATCATTGTAAAGAAGGGTTTGGAGACAGTGAAATAGATGATGCAGCTTCATCATACATTGATCCAAACAACAGCAACAACAACATGGGGAGCCAGAGGATGAGATGCAAGATGTGTCATGGGAAGGAAGTGTCGGTGTTGGTTGTGCCGTGTAGGCACTTGAGTTTGTGTAAAGAATGTGATGTGTTCACTGGGTTTTGTCCTGTATGCAAGTCTTTGAAAACTTCTAGCGTTCAGGTCTTCTTTTCCTGA
- the LOC106307209 gene encoding uncharacterized protein LOC106307209 isoform X1, with protein MCCCGGTRRSWCVGVTVGTEVNRGLMFLQDLACRGSLKQFLMAAIGLWLAAMIGSCCNFLTVLYIGFVGAGGVFVCIFLWRIMFGIASTFVGLSEGMAKYGFLVLSSAIVAFAENERNRPWQIYGKGKKEIMKLKSEENELKKIKKIRELKKLKGDNIEICKQFKNGDQKQRHICSVK; from the exons ATGTGTTGTTGTGGAGGAACAAGAAGATCTTGGTGTGTCGGTGTGACCGTTGGAACGGAGGTTAACCGTGGTTTGATGTTTCTTCAGGACTTGGCTTGTAGAGGGAGTTTGAAACAGTTCCTCATG GCTGCGATTGGACTATGGCTAGCCGCAATGATAGGGAGCTGTTGCAACTTCCTAACTGTTTTGTATATTG GGTTTGTGGGAGCAGGAGGTGTGTTCGTTTGTATTTTCCTGTGGAGGATCATGTTTGGGATTGCTAGCACTTTCGTTGGTCTCTCTGAGGGTATGGCTAAGTACGGCTTCCTTGTTCTCTCCTCTGCTATTGTCGCATTTGCT GAAAATGAGAGAAATAGACCATGGCAAATATATGGAAAAGGAAAGAAAGAGATCATGAAACTAAAATCAGAAGAGAATGAACTGAAAAAAATAAAAAAAATAAGAGAATTGAAGAAGTTAAAGGGAGACAATATCGAGATTTGTAAACAGTTCAAAAATGGAGATCAAAAGCAACGCCATATATGCTCTGTGAAATGA